The following proteins come from a genomic window of Lolium rigidum isolate FL_2022 chromosome 5, APGP_CSIRO_Lrig_0.1, whole genome shotgun sequence:
- the LOC124651725 gene encoding annexin D5-like — protein sequence MASLTLPPAPPNPRQDAIDLHKAFKGFGCDSTAVSNILAHRDSMQRGYIQHEFKTMYSEELSRRISSELSGNHKKAMLLWILDPAGRDATVLRDALSVEAPDLRAATDIICSRTPSQLQIMKQTYYAKFGTYLEHDIGQQTSGDHQKILLAYLGIPRYEGPEVDPTIVTHDAKDLYKAGEKKLGTDEKTFIRIFTERSWAHMAAVASAYHHMYDRSLEKVVKNETSGNFEVALITILRCAENPAKYFAKALRKSMKGLGTDDRTLIRIVVTRTEIDMQYIKAEYYKKYKKPLSDAIHSETSGSYRTFLLSLVGSH from the exons ATGGCGAGCCTCACcttgccgccggcgcctcccaacCCCCGCCAGGACGCCATCGACCTCCACAAGGCCTTCAAAG GGTTTGGGTGTGATAGTACAGCAGTTTCAAATATACTTGCTCACCGTGACTCAATGCAACGTGGATACATTCAACATGAATTCAAGACTATGTATTCTGAGGAACTTTCGCGTCGTATATCATCTGAACTCAGTGGAAACCACAAG AAAGCAATGTTGCTCTGGATTCTTGATCCTGCTGGACGTGATGCAACTGTTTTGAGAGATGCTCTGAGTGTTGAAGCTCCTGATCTGAGAGCAGCTACTGATATAATATGTTCCAGGACACCATCACAGCTGCAAATAATGAAACAGACATATTATGCCAAGTTTGGTACCTATCTTGAGCATGACATTGGTCAGCAAACTTCTGGTGATCATCAGAAG ATCTTACTAGCCTATTTGGGCATTCCACGCTATGAAGGCCCTGAGGTTGATCCCACTATAGTGACACATGACGCAAAGGACCTGTACAAAGCTGGTGAGAAAAAGCTTGGCACAGATGAGAAAACCTTCATTCGTATCTTCACTGAACGCAGCTGGGCACACATGGCAGCTGTTGCTTCTGCTTACCACCACATGTATGATCGATCGTTAGAGAAG GTTGTCAAGAATGAAACATCtggaaattttgaagttgcactgaTAACTATCCTCAGATGTGCTGAGAATCCAGCGAAGTATTTTGCTAAG GCATTAAGGAAGTCCATGAAAGGTCTAGGTACTGACGACAGGACACTTATAAGGATTGTGGTGACGAGGACTGAGATTGATATGCAGTATATCAAGGCAGAATACTACAAGAAATACAAAAAGCCGTTAAGTGATGCTATCCATTCTGAAACATCAGGGAGTTATCGGACGTTCCTGCTCTCGCTTGTTGGTAGCCACTAG